One part of the Xiphophorus maculatus strain JP 163 A chromosome 1, X_maculatus-5.0-male, whole genome shotgun sequence genome encodes these proteins:
- the LOC102238390 gene encoding Ig-like V-type domain-containing protein FAM187A has translation MLFSMILRCLVVVLMYSVVWSFEAPEEKKDVFSSTACPAFLTFTNAAYIAGVTVELPCHCKPEEVQSVVWFFRKHWSSFDETRALTDNHGNKLLDTSQVPHSSDLRSRFSIRMFSLLIFKAGPEDSGLYICGSAHKDFFYGYDLDIQEAPTLSFPPRHRSSFVVYSHPMYKVFISFRSWSVCDRCGAPGEQVRIGLCYVHSRFLHVRYRLANQTVASCGSEGVPMSFSRINQGPKFCVCPGTSTGVLPEPPSRRCCHPALPWSPSQHGGGLGSRVYTNLQI, from the exons ATGCTATTTTCGATGATTTTGAGATGTTTGGTTGTCGTCCTTATGTACTCGGTGGTATGGAGCTTTGAGGCTCCTGAGGAGAAAAAGGACGTGTTTTCCAGCACAGCCTGTCCTGCTTTCCTGACCTTCACAAATGCTGCTTACATAGCCGGGGTGACCGTGGAGCTGCCATGTCACTGCAAACCAGAGGAG gtccAATCAGTTGTCTGGTTCTTCAGAAAACACTGGAGCAGCTTTGATGAAACCAGAGCCCTGACagataaccatggcaacaagctGCTGGACACAAGTCAGGTCCCTCACAGCAGTGACCTGCGGAGTCGATTCTCCATCCGGATGTTTAGTTTGCTGATATTCAAAGCGGGACCTGAAGACTCTGGTCTCTACATCTGCGGCTCCGCGCATAAAGACTTCTTCTATGGTTACGACCTGGACATTCAGGAAGCTCCAACGCTCAGTTTCCCCCCCAG ACATAGAAGCAGTTTCGTTGTCTATTCCCACCCGATGTACAAAGTTTTCATTAGCTTCCGGTCCTGGTCAGTGTGCGACCGCTGTGGCGCTCCAGGTGAGCAGGTCCGTATCGGACTCTGCTACGTTCACTCCCGTTTCCTGCATGTGCGCTACAGACTGGCCAATCAGACGGTGGCGTCCTGTGGCTCAGAAGGAGTCCCCATGTCATTCAGCCGCATAAATCAGGGGCCAAAG TTCTGCGTCTGTCCCGGTACCAGTACCGGTGTTCTACCTGAGCCACCCAGCAGACGGTGTTGTCACCCTGCGCTGCCCTGGAGCCCGTCCCAACATGGTGGTGGGCTGGGATCAAGGGTCTACACCAATCTACAGATCTGA